Sequence from the Candidatus Polarisedimenticolia bacterium genome:
GCTACTACCATCCCGAAACCGAGGCGGTCCAGGAGTGCCGGCTGTGCAACCATCCCCTCTGTCCCGCCTGCGTCGTCCTGGTGAAGGGAGCGCCGTATTGTCCCGACTGCCTGCAGGCGCGCGTCGAAGGGCCCGCGGTCCCCGACGCGCCCGTGGCCGCCGGCGGGGAGTATCGATCGCCGCGCGCCGCCGGATGGCTTTCGGTCATGCCGGGACTGGGGCTTCTCTACCTGGGGCAGTACATGAAGGCGCTGGTGATCGGCCTCGTTTTCATGGGCGCCATCCATTTCGCCGATCGAAGCGACGCGGGGGGATTCCTCGTCCCCCTCGTCTGGTTCGGACAGATCTTTTACGCGGTGCAGGAAGCGAAACGGCTCAACCGGAGGCGCGCCGGAAGCGCCGAGGCCGTCGAGTCCGACCTCGACGAGGCGAAGGACTCTCCGTTGTGGGGCGGGATCCTGATCGGGCTGGGGACGCTTTTCCTGCTGGATCAGTTCGACCTGATCCGGTTCACCGACATCTTCGAGAAGTTCTGGCCGGTCCTGATCATCGGGCTGGGGCTGCAGATTCTTCTGCGCGGACGCAGGAAGGGGATGGATCCCTCCCGGCCCTGATCGCGCGCGCCTCAGGAAGCCTGTTTCTTGTCTTCCCTCTCTTCCAGCAGAACGTAGCCCGCGCCGCCAGCGAAGATGCGATACGTCTTTCCTTCCGCCGGCATCCAGGGCGTCCGCCGCTCCGCGACTTCGGCGATCGGGAACCAGAAGGGGTGGCGGCGCGCCAGGTAGGAGAGGGCGAAGGTTCCCGAGACGCTCGCCCGCGAGTCGGCCGGACGGTCCTGCGATCCCGACGCGGCCGAGGTCCCCAGCGCCGACTCGATGCGGTGTCCCGGGTAAAAGCCGAGCCAGTGCGGACCGACGCGCCAGCGCAGCGATTCTCCCGCCAGCGACCAGCGCGCACCCGGAAGATCGGCCTCGAGGCTGCGGGCTCCTGGATAGTCCTCCTTCATCTCGAACTTGAGACGGATCCTCCCAGGCTGCGAGGCTTCGACGCGGACCTTGCCCATCTCGCGGGGCCCGCGCGCTCTCTGGAAGCCGCCCTGGAGCGCCGACGCCACGAGCAAGGCCGTGCCCAACAGCGCGATCGCTGAGCATCCGAGCGCGAAGAGGAAATAGTCGGAGGCCGAGCCCTTCAGGTACGGCTTACCGCGACGGAACTTCCGCGACAGCATCCGCAGGGAGCCCGACCCGAATCGGATGGCATAGTAGAAGGTCGGGACCGCAAGCGCGAGACCGATCACCGTGAGGCGGCCGAGCGGAGGGAGATTCACCGACCTTCCCGTTCGCGGCGGGCCAGCAGGCGGCTCACCGCCGCGATCCAGCGTCCCGCCACGGCGGCGTCCATAGCGGCGGCGCAGCCCGAGAGCTCCGCCGATGTCCCGGGATCGGCCGGGACCGGGGAGCCGGTTGCGGGGCCGGCGTCCGATCGAGCCAGATCCGGCTCGATCACCAGGTCGAGCGCGTGCAATCCGTGGAGATTTCCCGATCTCCGCAGGCGCGCCAGAATCTCGTCCCGATGCGCCGCGACTTCGTCCCGCCAGCGCGCGTCGGGAACCGCGACGAGCAGCCTGCCTCCCGAGATCCCGCGCGGCGCGGCGGTGCGCGCCACCGCCGGGCCGACGGCGCGCCACCACTCCCCCAGGAGAATCACCGAGCCGGGCGTTCCGGAAGAGCCGGAACCGGTCGGCGGAGCGAAACGGGGAATCTCCATGCCACCTCCTGGCGCGGCCAGTCTAGGAGGACCGCCCGCCGCTGTCAACGGATCCGAGCGCTCTTGACGCCGGCCCCCGGGCGCGCCATGATTCCCTCCGGCGCCCCGTGCCCGGAGCCTCGATGACGTCTGCGAACGATCCAGGTCACTGCCGGTTCCTCTCGAGCCTGGGAGGGATCTACCAGTGCGCCGATCTCGTCTACCGCGAGGGCTTCTGCCGTTTCCACTTCGAAGCCTTCCTCAAGGGAGAGGTCCAGGCCAACGGCCAGATCGACGAGCGGGTGTCGGATCAGCACCGGCGCCGCGACATCAACTACCACGGCCTCCCGCCGGAGGCGGTCTCCCCGGCGCCCGATCCCACTCAACGCTGATACTTCTGCACCGCCCGGGTGTGCTCCTCGAGATTCGAGGAGAAGGTATGCCGGCCGTTGTTCATCGAGACGAAAAACAGGTACTCCGTCCGATCGGGGAACAGGGCCGCCTGCAGCGCGCCTTTTCCCGGATTGGCGATCGGGCCGGGCGGCAGTCCCGGATAGGCGTAGGTGTTGTATCGCGAATCGAGCTCCAGGTCCCGGCGCGTGATGAAACCGTGGTAACGGCCCCGCATCGCCAGCGCGTAGATGATCGTCGGATCGCATTGAAGTTTCATTCCCTTTGCCATCCGGTTGTGGAACACCGAGGAGACCAGGCCTCGCTCCTCGGGACGCGCGGTTTCCTTCTCGATCAGAGAGGCGAGGGTCACCGCGTCGCGCATCGTGAGGCGCACGGCGCGGGCCTGCTCGTTCCACTCCGGCGTCCAGAGGCCCAGGTGATGATCGACCATCTGCTCGACGATTTGCCGGGAGGTCGCCCCGCGGGCGAGAAGGTAGGTGTCGGGGAACAGGTAGCCCTCCAGGTCCGTCGCGGCGGCATCCAGCGCCGCGATCTTGGAAACATCCTGGAACGCCTCGTGGAATTCCTCTTCCGATCCGAACCCTTCGCGGAGGAAAATCGAGAAGATGTCGGCGCTGCGCAGTCCCTCGGGAACGGTCACCTTGTGATAGAAGATCTCCCCCCGGATCAGCTTGTCGAGAACCTGTGGCGCGGTCAGGGGACGTTCGAACAGGTACTCCCCCGCCTTCAAGTCGCCGGTGTGCCCCGTGGCGAGCAGGTAGATTCTCCCGAACGGCCCGGAGCGGATCACCCCCCGCTGCTCCAGGATGCGCAGAACGTCCTGCGCGGGACGACGCGGGATCTCCAGGACGAGACGGCGCCCCGCGTAGCCGCGGTAAGGCACCGACGACCACAGATAATAGAAGACAAGGCCCATCATCACCGGAGTCCAGAGGAAGACTCCGAGGAAGATCAGGATCGTCTTCACGGTAGAGCGGGCGCGCGAGCGCTCCCGGCGCGTCCCCCGGCGCGGCGCCGCGGTCATCCCGGCTCTCCCGGCGCGCCGGCCGCGTCGAGAAAGCCCTGCAGGATGAGACTCGCGGCCATTCCGTCGATCACTTCCTTGCGGCGCGCGCGGCTCACATCCGCCTCGATGAGCCGGCGCTCCGCTTCCCGCGTGGTGAGGCGCTCATCCCAGGTGACGACCGGAACCTTCGTGGTTCCCCGCAGACGGCGCACCAGATCCATCGCCCGCTCGGCGCTCTTCCCCGGGGTCCCGTCCAGGCGCACGGGAAGCCCGACCACGACCCGGGCGACCTCGTGCTCCTCGAGCAGCGCCCGGATCCGGGCCAGGTCCTTCTTCCAGCTGGCGCGCTCGATGGGCGGAAGCGGAGAGGCGGTCCAACCCAGCGGATCGCTCAAGGCCACCCCGATGCGGCGCTCGCCCACGTCCAGCCCCAGGCACCGACTCATTCCTTCCTCCCGAACGTTTCCGGCGCTTCGCCGGGCCGCCGCATTATGGCCGATCCGGGTCCCGCCTTGACAGCTCCCTACGCGGCGGTAGAATCCCCGCCATGACCGGCGCGCCGCCGACCTTCCGCCAGAAGACCCTACTTCTCCTGCAAGAGCTGCAAGAGCTTCTCCAGGAGCGCGGAGCCCTGCCCGCCGAGGAAGTCTGTCGCGTGCTGCTCCGGGTCCCGCGGATCCAGCCGGCGATCGCGGCGCGGATCGTCGGGGAGATCGTCTCGGGGGACCGGCGGTTCCGGTTCGTTCCCGATGGCTCCATCGTCCTGGCGACGAGCCCGACGCTGCCTTCCGGACCTCTGCGGGCGGCGAGCTTCACCGTCGTGGACCTGGAGACGACCGGCGGCTCCCACGCGAGCGATCGAATCCTCGAGGTGGGCGCCGTGCGCGTCGAAAACGGCCGAATCGGAGAGTC
This genomic interval carries:
- a CDS encoding DUF5668 domain-containing protein, whose translation is MKCYYHPETEAVQECRLCNHPLCPACVVLVKGAPYCPDCLQARVEGPAVPDAPVAAGGEYRSPRAAGWLSVMPGLGLLYLGQYMKALVIGLVFMGAIHFADRSDAGGFLVPLVWFGQIFYAVQEAKRLNRRRAGSAEAVESDLDEAKDSPLWGGILIGLGTLFLLDQFDLIRFTDIFEKFWPVLIIGLGLQILLRGRRKGMDPSRP
- the mltG gene encoding endolytic transglycosylase MltG, coding for MTAAPRRGTRRERSRARSTVKTILIFLGVFLWTPVMMGLVFYYLWSSVPYRGYAGRRLVLEIPRRPAQDVLRILEQRGVIRSGPFGRIYLLATGHTGDLKAGEYLFERPLTAPQVLDKLIRGEIFYHKVTVPEGLRSADIFSIFLREGFGSEEEFHEAFQDVSKIAALDAAATDLEGYLFPDTYLLARGATSRQIVEQMVDHHLGLWTPEWNEQARAVRLTMRDAVTLASLIEKETARPEERGLVSSVFHNRMAKGMKLQCDPTIIYALAMRGRYHGFITRRDLELDSRYNTYAYPGLPPGPIANPGKGALQAALFPDRTEYLFFVSMNNGRHTFSSNLEEHTRAVQKYQR
- the ruvX gene encoding Holliday junction resolvase RuvX — its product is MSRCLGLDVGERRIGVALSDPLGWTASPLPPIERASWKKDLARIRALLEEHEVARVVVGLPVRLDGTPGKSAERAMDLVRRLRGTTKVPVVTWDERLTTREAERRLIEADVSRARRKEVIDGMAASLILQGFLDAAGAPGEPG
- a CDS encoding DciA family protein, with translation MEIPRFAPPTGSGSSGTPGSVILLGEWWRAVGPAVARTAAPRGISGGRLLVAVPDARWRDEVAAHRDEILARLRRSGNLHGLHALDLVIEPDLARSDAGPATGSPVPADPGTSAELSGCAAAMDAAVAGRWIAAVSRLLARREREGR